One Euphorbia lathyris chromosome 1, ddEupLath1.1, whole genome shotgun sequence DNA segment encodes these proteins:
- the LOC136227846 gene encoding basic helix-loop-helix protein 80 codes for MAAFSFQQYPPFHLDSLFFQNTPIKNLSAFFEEPNNNYFSQFYPPLLDHTSFATTDDNEEPSSVTKKQSTDSSSAVVDKLESGEQVTQQLNHNSMDNNNTNKRKKNSNASSSSASGPKDERKGRNKKQNTGMKEEDKKSKAKKKVPEEDPPTGYIHVRARRGQATDSHSLAERVRREKISERMKMLQRLVPGCDKVTGKALMLDEIINYVQSLQNQVEFLSMKLASVNPLFYDYGMDLDALTLRPEGLSNYTPSLSPMHHQQQSTPAPPTAFADATTTTTEAVNATFAAANNYPPVIDSLLLQESGNLMWEVDEERRKYLINDNLCSFH; via the exons ATGGCAGCTTTTTCATTCCAACAATACCCTCCTTTTCATCTTGACTCTCTTTTCTTCCAAAATACCCCCATTAAGAATCTGTCTGCCTTTTTTGAGGAACCCAACAACAATTACTTCTCCCAATTTTACCCTCCTCTTCTTGATCATACCTCTTTTGCTACTACTGATGATAATGAAGAACCTTCCTCTGTAACTAAGAAACAGAGCACTGACTCTTCTTCTGCTGTTGTTGATAAACTTGAAAGTGGTGAACAAGTTACTCAACAATTGAATCATAATTCTATGGATAACAACAATACTaacaagaggaagaagaattctaatgcctcttcttcttccgcttccGGCcccaag GATGAGAGAAAAGGAAGAAACAAGAAACAGAACACTGGaatgaaagaagaagataagaAATCTAAAGCTAAGAAGAAAGTTCCAGAAGAAGACCCCCCAACTGGCTACATTCATGTTAGAGCAAGAAGGGGCCAAGCTACAGACAGCCACAGCCTTGCAGAAAGG GTGAGAAGGGAAAAAATTAGTGAAAGGATGAAAATGTTGCAAAGACTTGTTCCTGGGTGTGACAAG gTAACTGGAAAGGCCCTCATGTTGGATGAAATTATCAATTATGTCCAGTCCCTACAAAATCAAGTTGAg TTCCTTTCAATGAAGCTTGCTTCTGTTAATCCTTTGTTCTATGACTATGGTATGGATCTGGATGCATTGACCCTCAGACCAGAG GGATTGAGTAATTATACACCATCACTTTCACCTATGCACCACCAGCAACAATCTACTCCGGCCCCGCCTACAGCTTTTGCTGATGCAACCACCACTACCACCGAGGCTGTCAATGCCACCTTTGCGGCGGCGAATAATTATCCTCCGGTCATTGATTCACTTTTACTTcag GAAAGTGGTAATTTAATGTGGGAAGTAGATGAAGAAAGGCGAAAGTATTTGATCAACGACAATTTGTGTTCTTTCCATTAA